The nucleotide window TAACTTAGCAGCTGCGATTTAGTTACCTTCGGTGCGGAAAAAGGGTAAACATGAAGGTATGAGCAGCAACCATTCTGGGTCAGCTGGTTCGTCCCCCCAATCCCATGCCAAGGCGCCGTCGTCGGCTCCAGCTCCCCGGGCGGGAAGGTCATCCGGGGAACCGCCGGTCAAGTTCACCCGCGCGGCCGCGCTGTGGTCGTCGTTGATTGCCGGTTTTCTGATCTTGATCATCTTGCTGATCTTCATTGCGCAGAACACCGAATCCACGGCTTTCGCGTTCTTCGGTTGGCACTGGAGCCTGCCGCTGGGGGTGGCGATACTGCTGGCGGCCGTCGGGGGTGGACTGCTGACGGTGGCGGTGGGTACCGCGCGGATTCTTCAGCTGCGACGTGAGGCCAAGAAGAGTCACGCACAGGCATTGCGCGCAACTAACCCGGGGCGTTGACCGCCGGCTAGGCGGTCGGCTTGGCGATCTCGGCCAATCCGCGTGAGATCAGCGGCGCCACGACTTCGGGCGCCGTGTCATACGATTCGTCTTTCCCGCCGGCCCGTTCCGACATGCGCCGGCGAAAGTCGATGCCGGCGGCGATGATGGCCAGCTTGAAGTAGGCCAGCGCCATATAGAACTCCCAATGCCCCAACGGCATCCCCGAAACCAGCGAGTATCGGTCGGCCAGCTCGTCGGCGGTCGGCAGCAGCGGTGATGTCCAGGCCGCCTGTGCGTTCACGATCAGGTCCAGCGCCGGGTCGCGGTAGACACACATCAGGGCCGCGTCGCTAAGCGGATCACCCAGCGTCGAAAGCTCCCAGTCCACCACGGCGCGGACCCGCGTCGGGTCGTCGACGTCCAGGATGGTGTTGTCGATTCGGTAGTCCCCATGCACAATCGAGGTGCGGCTCTGGTTCGGAATGGCTTGCTGCAGAGCCGAATGCAGCCGCG belongs to Mycobacterium basiliense and includes:
- a CDS encoding LapA family protein, with the translated sequence MSSNHSGSAGSSPQSHAKAPSSAPAPRAGRSSGEPPVKFTRAAALWSSLIAGFLILIILLIFIAQNTESTAFAFFGWHWSLPLGVAILLAAVGGGLLTVAVGTARILQLRREAKKSHAQALRATNPGR